DNA sequence from the Anaerobranca californiensis DSM 14826 genome:
TGGCCATCGGTACTTATACTTATTGAATTAATTACAGGTATATTAAAATGGGATTTTACCAATTTTTCGGCATATTCTTTTTCCGATAGAGTGTCAACAATACCAGTTAGTTCAACACCCCTTTGATTAGCATAAATTCTGATATCATAATTTGCCAGATTTTCATCATTATGGAAAAGGCCTTGGACTTTGTTTTGCAACTCATTATCTGTAGCTTGGTAAACAGGATCTTTTTCTATATCTCCTTCGATTTTGCTTTCAATGGGAGTTTTAATACCTTTATTATCTAAAAGATGATCTTCTAATTGAGATTGTTGGGATTTAGATTCTCTAGGCCGGCTGTTATCAATATATCGTAAATCTAAACGGGATGCACCATCTTGATAATATTCTTTTTTACTCATAACATATTCCTCCTTAATTAACTAATGTTTAGCCTTTTGTAAAACCCCAAAATTATTGATTTTAAAGGGTTTCACCTTATATATCAGCAGGATTTTCCTCCACTTTTGTTGAATTGTATATTATCCCAAATATTGAAATTCATACCAAAGTGAAAGGAGATCCTGCATGATAACACAACTTCATTTTTCTGATTTTATTGATGATTTTAATAAATTTGTTGTTCAAAAACCTCACTTACTTGAGCTTCTTGACCAATATATTAATATTTCTGAGTTAATACCTGTAAATTGGTATTTT
Encoded proteins:
- a CDS encoding BON domain-containing protein is translated as MSKKEYYQDGASRLDLRYIDNSRPRESKSQQSQLEDHLLDNKGIKTPIESKIEGDIEKDPVYQATDNELQNKVQGLFHNDENLANYDIRIYANQRGVELTGIVDTLSEKEYAEKLVKSHFNIPVINSISISTDGQIVDDDVYQELKEELKFRNLNSDNLQIQVHDGVVTLQGQRPENIDEIVAAVKTARGVKDVHNFTSLEKEPTLEDLFHSQVNNDFKENK